A stretch of DNA from Polyodon spathula isolate WHYD16114869_AA chromosome 4, ASM1765450v1, whole genome shotgun sequence:
AAGCTGGCAGAACATATTGAAGTTATATGGGTCCTGCAAGGTAAAGGAGTAAATACAGTGTAGATGTTTATTCACTTCTGAAAGTGATTCCAAATGCAGTGTTATCAAAGTCTATAAATATTACTATCTATGACATTGATCAGTTCCTGCAAAGTTATGAAGTAATTATTCATAATAAAATTCAAGTTTAGGTTTATGTTatcactttatattttattttttattgtagccGCATTCTTTACTCCTAGATCCAGTGCTTGAAGACCATCTTAGTGAGGACAGAAAAATGATCACTAATCAGCAAATAGACTTGTACAATGAAGCGGCTCTAAGCATACTCGACAGCATAAACAGCGTTTCTAAAGCCAAGGTTCAGATCCTGCGTGCTTCCAGGTTGGCAGCTGAACAGACCATCAGTAAATCCCTGGATGGTTTGCATCTCCCCAGAAGTACAAGAGATATTGTAAGTTTGTTGCAAGTGTGTAATAGACATGTCATTCAGTACGTTTACATTAGTTttcggaaaactgaatcagaaaactggttttcttaaaacgtcatttttctgtgtttacatgattaacgatagaaaaactaattagaattcaactgtatacatggaacgaagttttcggaaaacgcaggatattttcacatgcaaagtactgtagtagcatAAGTACAATTTGAAGACTGGACATTTCTGCGATAGAACGGAGATCAATCCAATATAGTGGTTTATCGAAGTGTCAGATCTTAAATTAAAAATTATcatcctatacctctattcagattctcCACAAttttcaatcagcctttccagcagctcatcctgttctatattaccagtttcttttgcagacattattttaaattatctcGTCATTTAagatggaaaacatttgctgcttcagtatgggctattagtattaacaaatacatacagactttaacaaatgtattactttatccctaactagacaaatggacgCATGCAGACtaactacagattattattattttctgttttctaaaacaacGTGCAGGAATGAAGGTTCAAGTTTACACATGTGCAGTATGCTATCGAaataagttttccgaaaagtgtgtttaaatgatatacattttgttagttttcggaatttaatCGAAAATTTCTAGGttctgttttccgaaaactgactttcagaatattccaatacattttccaaaaactgtgtttatgtgacttttgatatcggaattagtaattcttatgctcatgtaaacgcacgGAGTGTCTAGTTTTGTATAGGTTTATGATCTCTGCAAGTGTCTTCACAAAAGGAAACTAGTCTAGAACTATTCCTGCAGTAAAAATGATAGGCTTGGAATTTTACAAGAGTAGAAATATCGAAAGTCTCATGACCCGAATGTTTATACTGTAAAATTAGGCAACACAAGTGTAGAGCAGGTACAATATTTGGGACTACCTCTGGAATAGGTGTTCAGTGAGATGGTGAAAAGGGAGCACTACACAGCTTCAGCCTGAGGCTTTGGAAATGAATATCCTCAATGCCTCAGGAGATGTTCCATTATATCGGATCCATGGCTAAGCTTGATACAgtttaacaaattatattttggGAGGGGAATTTTCTTTAgggtaaaacattatttaaatacaaagaaaatattgttatatcttggtttattgtgttattataaatATTTCGAACTactttaataatgtgtttttattattatttattttttgtgacagAGTGCAATGGTTTTAATGAATTACTTCTGCAACAAGATCTTAAAACCTATTGATGGCTCCTGCTGCCTTCCTCGGCCTCCACCTACTCTTATCCAGAAGTTGACTGCTTGCTTTTTCCTTTTGTCTATAAGCGGCTACCTCATGGTGAATTTTATTTGCCGCAGCAACCATTGGGAAAACAAACCTGCCACAGATATAGAAAGCGGTGAGGAGAGGAAGCCTTCCATAACCATTTCCTCTGTTGCTGGCCTGAAAGTCCCATTTCAGTCACTTTGTAAATTAGGCCTCATCATGgcctacttttatttttgtgacagaGCTGACATATTCATGAAGGAGCAGAAATTCTACACCCACTCATCCTTCTTTATACCACTAATCTTCATACTGGTGTTGGgatttttttacaatgaaaacagtaaggaggtaatttttttttttttttttaaatacacaaaaatgtatcTCTTCTGCCCTATAGCTAACCCTTGTATGGCTGCTGCATGTAAAGTAAGTTTGTGGAATCTGGAAAGAAACATTCTGAAATTGTTAGAAGGCCTTAAAGCTAATGTTTGATTTTGAATAATTGCTTAACCCTTACATAGTGTACACACATTTGTGTTCATTCTTTTAATTCCCTAATATGGTTCTACAATAATGTGTCCTAGTATTAAGTAGTTAGAAGTGCATTCAATTAAAGTTATGTAACAGTTCACAAGTACtgcaattatatttataatgtgtaTACATTGTGTGGTAGCTGTATATCTGCAGCCATAAAATTTACAATATATgcgtattgctttttttttttttcttcctttaaccAGGCAAAGTTATTAAACAGGGAGCAAACAGATGAATGGAAAGGTTGGATGCAGCTTGTAATCCTGATATATCACATATCTGGTGCAAGTGCTGTAAGTATTCACAACTTAAAACACAGGAAAGTGTACTCTTGCGGTTGGTTTAGAGGATACATTTTTTGACACAGTAAAACTTTATACAAGTGTAGGAAACTTGCCCCATATGTATTAGTTAAGTGAGTGTTTTgacttttcctgtttttttttttttttttttaaggacttactgaatattttaataaagtcAATGTTTAAAGTGTGTGGCACCGTGTTTACAATGTAAACTTAGTGTAAGCGCTAAACTAAGTGTGTGGATCtgatttgtaaactttctttctaGTTCCTACCTGTGTACATGCATGTACGAGTCCTTGTTGCAGCATATCTGTTTCAAACAGGCTATGGGCACTTTTCCTTCTTTTGGCTGAAGGGAGACTTTGGACTTTACAGAGTCTGCCAGGTATGTAGTGAAGTGAGAACTTGTTTCATtaagttatgttcatatattatactgcattgtttaaattgaattaataGCTAGAATAGgattacatgcatttatttttgttagtttttttttttcttaataaggAATCAATACAGTATGTACTGGTAATACTGGCATACCAATTTCAGTCAAACGATTAGTGaataaaagtaaagtaaaatgtCTGGTCTTTGTTTCATGGTGTTCAGTAGTATGTAGGGCCACCATAGCAGCTAATATGGCACTGACTTGACATGAGTCTGCAAGGcgttttaaattgttctggagggatacagGGAAGTTCCTTTGTGATCACACCTCTTATTCCTTTAGATATCGGGGCTGTTGgcaactgtaaattaaaaatgtttaatactgGAATACaactttttcattgtttatttttcatcagGTACTTTTCCGACTAAACTTCCTTGTGGTTGTACTATGCCTGGTAATGGATCGATCCTATCAGTTTTACTATTTTGTTCCATTAGTAACTTTCTGGTTTGCGGTCATCTATGGAACAATGGCTATGTGGCCTCAGATTCTCCAGAAAAAAGCAATCAGTAAGACTTATTGTATGATTtctatcaaattagttttaaagaAATTGCAATTCAAATACAGTTTACATTGAGTATTCAATACAGTTCATTTCATGTGAATTTCCATAATTTAATTCTAGGTGACTGATGGTAGGGCTTTTGCACAGTTCATATTGAGGTGTACTCACAGAGCTGCAGTATGAAGGCAGTTTTGTACAGCACATGACAGTGCCTGAATGCAGAGTAGTGTTTCAGGATACTAATATTTGCTTTTCAGATACCTTATTATGTGAAGTCTAGGAGATTTTCATTGGTCATGTATTGCATAGGTACATTTTAGAATTAGAAAAATAAAGGATTTGGGAGCAAACTAAAAGTGTATAAACTGAGTGATATCTTTGTTTAAACACATAGGCAATGGCTTATGGAATCTGGGGTTGCTGCTGAAACTTTTTGCCTTGCTTTCCTGCATATGTCTTTTAAGATATTCACAGGTTGGTTTTACCTTTCActgtttttttctaataatgCACATACAACTGGAGGAATGAGCATTACAAAGTTTGTAAAGGCCCTTACAGGTTTTCAGATTTGGAGTAacacaatctactcaacacttCTATCCTAATAGTACAATAATACCAGGATCCTGATTTGCATGAATTTTCATCCATTGTAGAAATTGGTAAAAGCTGAAATGATAccctatatacagctctggaaaaaattaagagaccactgcaaaattatcagtttctctggttttactatttataggtatgtgtttgggtaaaatgaacatttctgttttattctataaactactgacgacatttctcccaaattccaaataaaaatattgtcatttagagcatttatttgcagaaaatgacaactggtcaaaataacaaaaaagatgcagtgttgtcagacctcgaataatgcaaagaaaataagttcagattcatttttaaacaacacaatactaatgttttaacttaggaagagttcagaaatcaatatttggtggaataaccctgattttcaagcacagctttcatgcgtctttcacattgatgttgggtgactttattccactcctggcgcaaaaattcaagcagctcggctttgtttgatggcttgtgaccatccatcttcctcttgatcacattccagaggttttcaatggggttcaggtctggagattgggctgaccatgacagggtcttgattcatgcgcccttcacaaagacaaatctgcccgattccagccttgctgaagcacccccagatgagtctaattttcagctttgcccaacacctggtcgtctaatggttagacagagacctggagaggcctacaagtcacagtgtctcacacccactgtgaaatgtggtggaggatcggggatgatctgggggtgcttcagcaaggctggaatcgggcagcttttttgtgatgaatcaagccaagtacaaggttgtcctggaagaaaacttgtttccttctgctctgacaatgttccccagctctgaggattgttttttcaagcaggacaatgctcaatgccacacagccaggtcaatcaaggtgtggatggaggatgaccagatcaagaccctgtcatggccagcccaatctccagacctgaaccccattgaaaacctctggaatgtgatcaagaggaagatggatggtcacaagccatcaaacaaagccgagctgcttgaatttttgcgccaggagtggcataaagtcacccaacatcaatgtgaaagactggtggagagcatgccaagacgtatgaaagctgtgcttgaaaatcagggttattccaccaaatattgatttctgaactattcctaagttaaaacattagtattgtgttgtttaaaaatgaatatgaacttattttctttgcattaattgaggtctgacaacactgcatcttttttgttattttgaccagttgtcattttctgcaaataaatgctctaaatgacaatatttttatttggaatttgggagaaatgttgtcagtagtttatagaataaaacagaaatgttcattttacccaaacacatacctacaaatagtaaaaccagagaaacctgatacttttgcagtggtctctcaattttttccagagctgtatgtcttgaaatatactttttttcagaaatgaattttatttatttatttattttgtagggTGCTTTTGAGAATATATTTTCCTGTTGGCCAATATCCAAGCTTTTTGAACTGCAAGGAAGCATCCATGAATGGTGGTTTAGATGGAAGCTGGACCGTTTTGTATGTAAACTTCTAATTcaaaaatatatgtaattatGTGTGCTTATGCTGCTGTTAATCTTGCACAGGAACAAACATCCATACAAATATAAGAAACTTGTGCATGATGGCCATTGTGTATGACTTTGTCAAAGGTGTTTCTGTGTTGGGCAAACACCCTTGTTGTTCTTTATTGCTATTTTGAAACTTGGTAGAGCTTTCAAAAATTATTTAGTAGCACACTCATTTTAATTCCAtcaagtttaaaaatgtgtttttgtacgCATACTTACATATGTGTTACTTTTTTTCAGGCTGTCTTTCATGGAATGCTCTTTGCATTTCTGTATTTGGTATTACAAAAATGTCAGCTGTTTTCAGAAGGCAAAGGAGAACCTCCTTTCTCATATGGGATCTCAAACTTTTTACTATTCATATCGGTATTTTCCTTTCTGGTAAGCAGCCCTAATGGCATAATGTGGTTTATTCTGTTTCTTTCAGAAGTTTGGGCATTGGATGTAGCATGCagtgctgctgtaaaaaaaaaaaaaaaaaaaacaacatcattgTCCTAGCATGCCAAAGAGAAATTAAGTGGGATTAGTTGGAGTGTAACAGCTTTACCTGGTCAATGACTTGATACAGCTGTGCTATGTGATGTCAGTATTTGATATATTGATCACTAGTCACTAGCAATTTGGCTGATGTACCAAGTGGTTTAGACTATAGTCTATCAGACTGACTGCATCACACTGCCGCTACCCAGAGGgctataaaacataaaactgtttaAGCAAGGTGGAAGCAACATAGTGCATATTTTAGCAAGTTTGCCCCAATATGTATTTAGTATGTGTAATTAATTTCTGCATTTGAATTTAGCCTAACAGTTCTGGCATGATTCTGGTTTATATGTTTAACAGTGTCTAGTAGTATTTCCTGAAATCTGTGTATTATTTATTGCAGACCTATTCCATATGGGCAAGTAGTTGTAAAAGTAAGACAGAGTGCAATACATTGCATCCTTATGTATCAGTGGTACAGGTAAGTTGtgctttcttctttatttattacatttttttaacattactcAACCatagtgtttaaaaagaaaagaaagtcagCAGTTGGAGGCATTTACCAACCATGAGCAAAATACACAGCAACATTAGCAAAAGACTCAAACTTGTTTTGGGATTCTAGAAGGCCCCTTCTCTAAATTGCATACCGCCCCTTAATTACACCTCTCGCTGTCTCTGTTATTAAAGAAAAGTAATGAAACGCAACTGCAGTATGTAGCCAGGCATAAGAATGAAGAGGGGTAGTTTTGCAGAGCTCCCACATATTCATGCCCTAAACATGTGTTCTATTTCCTGTACAGattttagcatttattttaattaggaacATTCCTGGTTATGCACGTTCGGTATACAGCTCGTTCTTTGCGTGGTTTGGCAAGATATCTTTAGAGGTAAGTAAAATGTGTCACCTGTCAAAATTAATATGGAGAacttagtctgtttttttttttttcttttttatttagtattatattttttgtcCAGAACACACCAGTCTGATATAATGGTattgtgcattataaaataagtatagttttatacagtttttctcatcgtttgttttaaaattcatgattagaaataaacatttgttttaaaagtgcaatTTTGGCCTTCTGTAACTTGCTGAGTTGTTCATTCTGTTTGAAAACGTACTTGGTGGCGGTTTAGGCTGTTGTACCATAACTTGCTTTCTTCTTTTACTTTAGCTCTTCATTTGCCAGTACCACATATGGCTAGCTGCAGATACAAAGGGGATCTTGGTGCTAATCCCAGGCAGTCCAATGCTGAACATCATCATAAGCACATTTATCTTTGTTTGCGTGGCCCATGAGATCTCCCAAATTACCAACGAATTGGCACAGATCGCCATTCCTAAAGATGTCTCAGCGCTGCTGAAAAGATTACTCTGTGGGGCTGGATTTCTTCTTGTTGTTCTTCTGCTGTCTACTCGGGAAGACTCCAAACTTTAACTTTGCCTACAGACAGGACAATGTTGTCTGTAGTATAGGGAGCAACAACTTCTACTGCAAGAGAGGCATATGTTGCACAGGAAGATTCTTTATTAATTTGGGGGTAAAACTTGTGTATAAAACTGACCAGCAATGGGTGTTAATTATTGATAGTTTGTTTTGATGGGTGGTGGAACACTGAAGAAAAAACTTTGACTTACCAGTTTAATattggtttacaaaaaaatacctaTAATATATGTGGATATGTTTTAATGTGGACATTAGTGTTGTATATGGTACAACAAAAGGTATGTTTATTTCTGGCTTTGGGACTTCTTTCCAGAACAAAGTAAAAGGCATTTGGTTGgttatttgctatttattataAGTAATTCTTGTGTGATGAAACTGCTGGTCAAT
This window harbors:
- the LOC121315032 gene encoding N-acetylneuraminate 9-O-acetyltransferase-like, which encodes MLYCLLTHDSLTRKYTLSLFSRNWCKGNMSDNKVSSKNSCETAPAPGAASESNEAETTKAAAEISAGFNSHISRFSTTGASSLSDCCHGGAKMSVLAFSRGKREINQYFSIQNAKLLALVAVLLLIIFHSVSRNYGGGDTCEWLLSSGRLLGENAWQPYGCMMHRYKSDEAKRCLAEKHIAFIGDSRIRQLFYSYVNIINVDIKEEGVKHENIPFEDRSASLKVDFLWYTEVNNFMKEPLTAWTLEGTSLKPDIIVLGAATWSIKLHNGNTEALNQYKTNLTSVARLLEKLAEHIEVIWVLQDPVLEDHLSEDRKMITNQQIDLYNEAALSILDSINSVSKAKVQILRASRLAAEQTISKSLDGLHLPRSTRDISAMVLMNYFCNKILKPIDGSCCLPRPPPTLIQKLTACFFLLSISGYLMVNFICRSNHWENKPATDIESGEERKPSITISSVAGLKVPFQSLCKLGLIMAYFYFCDRADIFMKEQKFYTHSSFFIPLIFILVLGFFYNENSKEAKLLNREQTDEWKGWMQLVILIYHISGASAFLPVYMHVRVLVAAYLFQTGYGHFSFFWLKGDFGLYRVCQVLFRLNFLVVVLCLVMDRSYQFYYFVPLVTFWFAVIYGTMAMWPQILQKKAISNGLWNLGLLLKLFALLSCICLLRYSQGAFENIFSCWPISKLFELQGSIHEWWFRWKLDRFAVFHGMLFAFLYLVLQKCQLFSEGKGEPPFSYGISNFLLFISVFSFLTYSIWASSCKSKTECNTLHPYVSVVQILAFILIRNIPGYARSVYSSFFAWFGKISLELFICQYHIWLAADTKGILVLIPGSPMLNIIISTFIFVCVAHEISQITNELAQIAIPKDVSALLKRLLCGAGFLLVVLLLSTREDSKL